CTGTAAGCTGAACAGCTGTAACCGCCTTCTTTTTCTTAGCATTGTAGCTTCTGCCAACTTTTGTTTCTTCTCTGCCCCCTAAAACAAATTCATCTACATGAACAACTCCGTCCATAGGATTATTCCCACTCGAAGACATAGCTTCTCTGACCTTAAGCATAAAAAGTCTAGCTGTTTTTTCTGTTACTCCGTAACGTACTCCCATATAACTTGCAGATAAGCTTTTCGTGCTTGTAGCCATCTCAAAACAAATAAAAAATGCTTTGCGAACACCAAACTTTACCTTGTGAAATAATGTATCTGCTGTTGCGGATTCTGTATGTCTACAAATATTACATTGCCTAGAGAAATCAGCACGTGTTTGACAGGCTATATGATTGCATCTAGAACATTTAAAAGGGGTTTTAGACTTAATATTTGTTAAATATTCTTTGCAATCATTGTCCGTTTTGAAGCAATCAGAGAACTCTAGAAGATTTTGACCCTTGAAAATATCCATAATTTAATATATTTACTGAG
This genomic stretch from Cellulophaga algicola DSM 14237 harbors:
- a CDS encoding IS1595-like element ISCal1 family transposase yields the protein MDIFKGQNLLEFSDCFKTDNDCKEYLTNIKSKTPFKCSRCNHIACQTRADFSRQCNICRHTESATADTLFHKVKFGVRKAFFICFEMATSTKSLSASYMGVRYGVTEKTARLFMLKVREAMSSSGNNPMDGVVHVDEFVLGGREETKVGRSYNAKKKKAVTAVQLTEDGKVKRMYAMKIDDFSAQSLQYIFVNHISRNAKITTDKWRGYSPIAKAYDITQIESNGGLNFKALHTMIHQVKSWIRTTYSWVSDNNLNRYFNEFCFRINRSQSKATIFNNLIVKMVNNDKINQAELISN